In Clostridium sp., one DNA window encodes the following:
- a CDS encoding helix-turn-helix domain-containing protein has translation MAIIINIDVMLAKRKMSLTELSKRVGITMANLSILKNGKAKAIRLSTLDAICKALECQPGDILEYRNDT, from the coding sequence TTGGCAATTATAATCAATATTGATGTTATGCTGGCCAAAAGGAAAATGAGTCTTACAGAGCTTTCAAAGAGGGTTGGAATAACCATGGCCAATCTTTCTATATTAAAAAATGGAAAGGCAAAAGCAATTCGATTATCTACTTTAGATGCAATTTGCAAGGCTTTAGAATGCCAGCCGGGAGATATTCTAGAATATAGAAATGATACTTAA
- a CDS encoding DUF2975 domain-containing protein yields the protein MRLKSTIFLKVAVFLIGIPVFALCIFWLPSTADYLHYPILIGVYAAAATFFFALYQALRLLSYIDRNKAFSQISVKILKYIKYCAIIISVIYTVLIPFVIPIADADDAPGLIAFPVIFIFASIVIAVFAAVLQKLLQDAIDIKSENDLTI from the coding sequence ATGAGACTTAAATCAACAATTTTTTTAAAGGTGGCAGTTTTTCTTATTGGAATTCCAGTTTTTGCTTTGTGCATATTTTGGTTGCCTTCAACTGCAGATTATTTACATTATCCCATTCTAATTGGTGTGTATGCAGCTGCTGCAACATTTTTTTTTGCTCTGTATCAAGCTTTAAGACTTTTAAGCTATATTGACAGGAATAAAGCTTTCTCTCAAATTTCTGTAAAGATTTTAAAGTACATAAAATACTGCGCAATCATAATTAGTGTTATATATACAGTACTTATACCATTTGTAATTCCTATAGCAGATGCAGATGATGCACCGGGTCTCATAGCATTTCCAGTAATTTTTATCTTTGCATCAATTGTTATTGCAGTTTTTGCTGCTGTTCTTCAAAAACTTTTACAAGATGCTATTGATATAAAATCAGAAAATGATTTAACGATTTGA
- a CDS encoding FAD-binding protein → MYDIVIVGAGPAGSTLARLIGDKYKLLLIDKRDLENENPKNHINKCCGGLLAPDAQKMIAKLGLGIPKDILVDPQPFAVRAIDLTNNLERLYQRFYFNMDRSKFDRWLVSIIPNGVDKKFNSHFKSFAEVSGGYEIKYIHNGKEISAKTRIIVGADGASSRIRNFIDKDVNIPEKYISIQQWFECPCPMQYFTAIFDEEISDFYSWIIPKENYLLLGSALRPRDNTRKKYEILKTKLTQLGFNFDNTIKTEGAYIYRPKKISQLCAGRNGIALVGEAAGAISPSSAEGISYALKSSLYLAQSLEEEIDGFLDRYKHRVKHIKLNLLIKNLKSPAMYNPFLRHLAMKSGLLSI, encoded by the coding sequence ATGTATGACATTGTAATAGTAGGAGCAGGACCTGCAGGTTCCACACTTGCACGATTAATTGGAGATAAATATAAGCTTTTATTAATAGATAAAAGAGATCTGGAAAATGAGAATCCCAAAAACCATATAAATAAATGCTGCGGCGGATTATTGGCTCCCGATGCCCAGAAAATGATTGCTAAGTTAGGGTTAGGTATACCGAAAGATATCCTGGTTGATCCGCAGCCCTTTGCTGTAAGAGCCATTGATTTAACTAATAATCTAGAGAGGCTATATCAGAGATTTTATTTTAATATGGATAGGAGTAAATTTGACAGGTGGCTGGTTTCTATAATTCCAAATGGAGTTGATAAAAAGTTTAATTCCCATTTTAAAAGTTTTGCTGAAGTGTCAGGTGGATATGAAATAAAGTATATTCATAATGGAAAAGAAATATCTGCAAAGACAAGAATTATTGTAGGTGCTGATGGGGCATCTTCAAGGATAAGGAATTTTATTGACAAAGATGTAAATATTCCTGAAAAATATATTTCAATTCAGCAATGGTTTGAATGTCCATGTCCTATGCAGTATTTTACTGCAATTTTTGATGAAGAAATAAGTGATTTCTACTCTTGGATAATACCGAAGGAAAATTATTTATTATTAGGCTCAGCACTTAGACCCAGGGATAATACCAGGAAAAAGTATGAAATATTGAAAACAAAACTAACACAGCTAGGCTTTAATTTTGATAACACAATAAAAACAGAGGGAGCATATATCTACAGACCGAAGAAGATATCCCAGCTTTGTGCAGGAAGGAATGGTATAGCCCTGGTCGGAGAAGCAGCAGGTGCTATTAGCCCTAGCTCCGCAGAGGGAATCAGTTATGCATTAAAAAGTTCCTTATATTTAGCGCAGAGTCTTGAAGAGGAAATAGATGGTTTTTTGGATAGATATAAGCACAGGGTAAAGCATATCAAGTTAAATCTACTCATTAAAAATTTAAAATCTCCAGCTATGTACAATCCATTTCTTAGACATTTAGCTATGAAATCAGGTCTGCTTAGTATTTAA
- a CDS encoding DEAD/DEAH box helicase, which yields MKIMESIPDKINNEKQENTYIDIKNKEIEDSNYLVNNKLIVNSDKGNLLSELKRCLSQCEKFYFSVAFINFSGLQLLLDSFKELEEKGIKGRIITSTYLNFTEPKALERTRKFNNIDLKVFIASGDKGFHTKAYIFENSEDYKIIIGSSNITQRALKSNVEWNVRTILKKGDSFSCQVLEEYLNLWKTTSVVDNKFLNSYENFLREIKKRRHDEALCFNDYEIIRPNDMQIRAMENLKRLRGSGEKRALIIAATGTGKTYLSAFDVMNYNPQKMLFLVHREEILRSAENTFSKLVKNKHRTLGLLTGSSKDLDCDYLFSTIKSMNNYLEYFSRDEFDYIVLDEAHHASSLSYKRILEYFKPDFLLGMTATPERYDRESIFDIFDNNVALEVRLREALELNLIIPFHYFGITDIDSIDISDVDMKDVDEIVKRLKVNERVDFIIEKMNFYGYDGEKRKCIGFCANIDHAQYMTSEFNKRGIKSVCLTGKNSADERKGYIEKLEEDTNELEIIFTVDIFNEGVDISSVNLILMLRPTTSPVIFIQQLGRGLRKYMEKSFLTVLDFIGNYKRAFLIAIALNGSRYYDKDSLKVAVATEFEDLHGCTNIQMDRIVQERILRQLDEENFNSMKYLKEEYMEFKKMNGGRVSYFLMDYMKYDGAPDPLKFVNKEKIYPAFVAKIEKDEELKKLLQNDDFFKVLKEFTGKLPIKRVYEFSIVKYLLSHESINFGQAKNEILKHIEYVDDKSIHHAFKYLNQNYYDKAEMHGTIKCFELKNKELYSAWNFKKLMHNSEYRKYIEDIVNYGLIRYEKEFSNKYYGIPFLKLYMQYKMTDTALLSNYEKAHSSFRGSGLISNGSEYFIFVDLHKEEGIKESINYKDKFINEDLFQWQSPNSTSQNSERGQNIIHNKERSVNLHIFIRKYKKIDGLVQPYIYIGKGNVIEYQEEKPITIKIKLENQVPFGLYNEFVKKV from the coding sequence ATGAAAATCATGGAATCCATACCTGATAAAATAAATAATGAAAAGCAGGAAAATACATATATTGATATTAAAAATAAGGAAATAGAGGATAGTAATTATCTCGTAAATAATAAATTAATAGTAAATTCAGATAAAGGTAATCTATTAAGTGAACTAAAAAGATGTCTGAGTCAATGCGAAAAATTTTATTTCAGTGTGGCTTTTATAAATTTCAGCGGACTCCAGCTTTTACTTGATAGTTTTAAAGAGCTTGAAGAAAAGGGAATCAAAGGGAGAATTATAACTTCTACATATCTCAATTTTACTGAACCAAAGGCGCTTGAAAGAACAAGAAAGTTTAATAACATTGATTTGAAAGTTTTTATTGCTTCCGGAGATAAGGGTTTTCATACAAAAGCCTATATTTTTGAGAATAGTGAAGATTACAAGATTATTATAGGATCTTCTAACATTACCCAAAGGGCTTTAAAGAGTAATGTGGAGTGGAATGTGAGAACAATTTTAAAAAAAGGTGACAGCTTTTCCTGTCAGGTTCTTGAGGAATATCTAAATTTGTGGAAAACAACTTCTGTTGTAGATAATAAATTTTTAAACAGTTATGAGAATTTTTTGAGAGAAATCAAAAAAAGAAGACATGATGAGGCACTATGTTTTAATGATTATGAAATAATAAGGCCAAATGATATGCAGATCAGAGCTATGGAAAATTTAAAGAGACTCAGGGGTTCAGGTGAGAAAAGAGCACTGATTATTGCGGCTACCGGTACAGGGAAAACTTATTTATCGGCTTTTGATGTTATGAATTATAATCCCCAAAAGATGCTTTTTTTGGTTCATAGAGAAGAGATTTTAAGAAGTGCTGAAAATACTTTTTCCAAATTGGTGAAAAATAAACACAGGACATTAGGGCTGTTAACGGGTTCAAGCAAAGACTTGGATTGTGATTACTTATTTTCAACTATAAAATCCATGAATAATTATTTGGAATATTTTAGTAGAGATGAATTCGATTATATTGTTTTGGATGAAGCTCACCATGCGTCTAGTCTATCTTATAAGAGAATTTTGGAGTATTTTAAACCGGATTTTTTACTTGGAATGACTGCTACACCTGAAAGATATGACAGGGAGAGTATATTTGATATTTTTGATAATAATGTGGCACTGGAAGTGAGACTTAGGGAAGCACTGGAATTGAATTTAATTATTCCTTTTCACTATTTTGGAATAACAGATATTGATTCCATTGACATAAGTGATGTTGATATGAAAGATGTGGACGAAATAGTCAAACGGCTCAAGGTAAATGAACGGGTTGATTTTATTATAGAAAAGATGAATTTCTATGGTTATGATGGAGAAAAGAGAAAATGCATAGGTTTTTGTGCAAACATTGACCATGCCCAATATATGACTTCTGAATTCAACAAGCGGGGTATAAAAAGTGTGTGCTTGACGGGGAAAAATTCTGCTGATGAAAGGAAAGGGTACATAGAGAAACTTGAAGAAGACACTAATGAACTGGAAATTATATTTACTGTGGATATATTTAATGAAGGCGTAGATATATCATCTGTTAATTTGATTTTAATGCTCAGGCCTACCACATCTCCTGTAATATTTATACAGCAGCTTGGGAGAGGTCTTAGGAAATACATGGAAAAGAGCTTTTTAACGGTGCTTGATTTTATAGGTAATTATAAAAGAGCATTTTTAATAGCTATAGCTCTTAATGGTTCAAGATATTATGACAAGGATAGTTTGAAGGTGGCTGTGGCCACTGAATTTGAAGATTTACACGGTTGTACTAATATTCAAATGGACAGGATTGTCCAGGAGAGAATACTAAGGCAGCTGGATGAAGAAAATTTTAATTCCATGAAATATTTAAAAGAAGAGTATATGGAGTTTAAGAAGATGAATGGAGGAAGAGTTTCATATTTTTTAATGGATTATATGAAGTATGATGGAGCACCTGATCCACTTAAGTTTGTTAATAAGGAAAAGATCTATCCTGCATTTGTAGCTAAAATAGAAAAAGACGAAGAATTAAAAAAATTGCTGCAAAATGATGACTTTTTTAAAGTTCTGAAAGAATTCACAGGAAAGCTGCCCATAAAAAGAGTATATGAATTTAGTATAGTAAAGTACCTTTTAAGCCATGAAAGTATAAACTTTGGACAGGCTAAAAATGAAATCTTAAAACATATTGAATATGTGGATGATAAAAGCATTCATCATGCTTTTAAATATTTGAATCAGAATTATTATGACAAAGCTGAAATGCATGGTACTATTAAATGTTTTGAATTAAAAAACAAAGAATTATATTCTGCCTGGAATTTTAAAAAGTTAATGCATAACAGTGAATATAGAAAATATATAGAGGATATTGTGAATTATGGGCTTATAAGATATGAGAAGGAATTTTCCAATAAATATTATGGAATACCTTTTTTAAAGCTATATATGCAGTATAAAATGACGGATACTGCATTGTTGTCAAATTATGAAAAAGCTCACAGCTCATTTAGAGGAAGTGGTCTTATAAGCAATGGCAGCGAATATTTTATTTTTGTAGATTTGCATAAGGAAGAGGGAATTAAAGAGAGTATTAATTACAAAGATAAATTTATAAATGAAGACCTTTTTCAGTGGCAAAGTCCAAATAGTACATCCCAAAATTCTGAGAGAGGGCAAAATATAATACACAATAAAGAGAGAAGTGTAAATTTACATATTTTTATAAGAAAATATAAGAAGATAGATGGATTGGTTCAGCCATATATCTATATAGGAAAGGGAAATGTAATAGAATATCAGGAGGAAAAACCTATAACGATAAAGATAAAGCTGGAAAATCAAGTGCCATTTGGATTGTATAATGAATTTGTCAAAAAAGTATAG
- a CDS encoding APC family permease — MDLFKKKTLSQLRSSVEKTNLSKSLTSKDIAALGIGAVVGVGIFVATGEGAHAAGPGIILSFVLAGIVACLCGLCYCELATMFPVAGSTYSYSYIAFGEFVAMIIGWCLTAEYLVAVSAVASGWSGTFRGILQSAGINLPSVIAGSPGKGGAIDLPAVAIILFLTALLCYGMQESSRVNNIIVAVKILIILLFIFLGVSHINVSNYKPFMPYGWKGVFTGASTVFFSFIGFDAISTSAEEARDPKKDVSRGIIICLAVVCILYVSVAVVLTGMVPYKEIVSDNAVPASLARVGITWGSALVGIGAILGMISVMIAMLYGQVRIFMVMSRDGLIPKVFCEINSKHNTPVKATIITGVIASIIAGLLPLNVIVEFLSIGTLLSFMVVSAGVIYLRKAMPDVERKFKCPGVPFTPVVTILCCLILLISMRLITWIGFSVWLCLGLIVYFSYGRFHSTVQSESDGDEKIS, encoded by the coding sequence ATGGATCTTTTCAAGAAGAAAACGCTGAGTCAGTTGAGAAGCAGTGTGGAAAAAACAAATTTGTCAAAAAGTCTTACATCCAAAGACATAGCCGCACTTGGCATAGGTGCCGTAGTTGGAGTTGGAATATTTGTTGCTACAGGTGAAGGGGCCCATGCAGCAGGCCCGGGAATAATACTTTCATTTGTTCTGGCTGGAATAGTAGCATGTTTATGTGGGTTATGTTATTGTGAACTTGCTACAATGTTTCCGGTGGCAGGCAGTACATATTCATATTCTTATATTGCTTTTGGAGAATTTGTGGCCATGATTATAGGATGGTGTCTGACTGCGGAATATCTTGTTGCAGTTAGTGCTGTTGCTTCAGGATGGTCTGGTACTTTTAGGGGAATACTGCAGTCGGCAGGGATCAATCTTCCATCTGTTATAGCCGGTTCACCCGGCAAAGGAGGAGCTATAGATCTTCCCGCAGTAGCTATAATATTGTTTCTAACGGCGCTTCTTTGCTATGGCATGCAGGAAAGTTCCAGGGTAAACAATATTATTGTTGCAGTAAAGATACTAATAATACTTCTTTTTATTTTTCTTGGAGTATCACATATAAATGTATCCAACTATAAGCCATTCATGCCTTATGGGTGGAAAGGAGTCTTTACAGGTGCAAGTACTGTATTTTTCTCATTCATAGGATTTGATGCTATTTCTACTTCTGCAGAGGAGGCAAGAGATCCGAAAAAAGATGTATCTAGAGGGATTATAATATGCCTTGCAGTAGTATGTATACTTTATGTTTCAGTGGCGGTGGTGCTTACTGGAATGGTTCCATATAAAGAAATAGTTTCAGACAATGCAGTCCCGGCTTCACTTGCGAGGGTAGGCATTACCTGGGGATCTGCGCTTGTAGGCATTGGTGCAATTCTGGGAATGATTTCCGTCATGATAGCAATGTTATATGGACAGGTAAGAATATTCATGGTTATGTCCAGAGACGGACTCATACCAAAGGTGTTTTGCGAAATAAATTCAAAGCACAACACTCCGGTTAAGGCTACTATAATAACGGGTGTTATAGCGTCTATAATAGCAGGCCTTCTTCCGCTGAATGTAATAGTGGAGTTTCTCAGTATAGGTACACTGCTGAGTTTTATGGTAGTATCCGCAGGCGTTATTTATTTGAGAAAGGCAATGCCGGATGTAGAAAGAAAATTCAAATGCCCGGGAGTACCATTTACACCTGTTGTAACTATATTGTGTTGTCTGATACTTCTGATATCCATGCGTCTGATAACCTGGATCGGGTTTTCCGTATGGCTTTGTTTGGGATTGATAGTTTATTTTTCTTATGGAAGATTTCATAGTACAGTGCAGAGTGAAAGTGATGGAGACGAGAAAATATCATAG
- the ppsA gene encoding phosphoenolpyruvate synthase, which translates to MSSYVLGFQDIDKTKLTAVGGKGANLSELSRIEGIHVPDGFCISTEAFKRIMGEMLSIDELLDQLSLLKVEDRDKISELSGEIRRAIESIAIPEDIDEEITRFIFMLGEENAYAVRSSATAEDLPTASFAGQQDTYLNIVGKEAVLKHISRCWASLFTERTVAYRLQKGFDHRKVHLSVVVQKMVFPRAAGILFTADPVTSNRKILSIDAGFGLGEALVSGLVNADSYKVRDGRIIGKKISIKKLAIYALKGGGTKEQEIEPERQKEQVLAEEQILQLEHLGRKIEEHFGCPQDIEWCLADDTFYIVQSRPITTLYPIPEADDRKNHVYVSVGHQQMMTDPMKPLGLSFFLLTTRAPMHKAGGRLFVDVTQMLVSSDSRKTLLDTMGQHDPLMKDELMTIVERGDFIKSIPDDKKEQSLDKGNKIAPSAGFRTQIKSDPEVVSDLIETSQKSIEKLKQNIRSLSGPDLFDFILEDVQELRKILFDPQSSHVFMAAMDASSWINEKMEEWLGEKNAADTLSQSVPNNITSEMGLALLDAADVIRPYPEVIDYLKHVKDDNFLDDLVKFDGGQETREAVCAYLNKYGMRCAGEIDITKPRWSEKPTALVPMILNNIKNFEPDAGRRKFEQGRQEALKKEQELLDGLKQLPDGEQKARETKQMIDLIRNFIGFREYPKYGMVNRYFVYKQALLKESVKLVQAGAINEKEDIYYLTFEELREVVYTDKLDYKVIERRKEEYKLYKKLTPPRVITSDGEIITGEYKRENLPAGAIAGLPVSSGVVEGRARVILNMEDADLEEGDILVTSFTDPSWTPLFVSIKGLVTEVGGLMTHGAVIAREYGLPAVVGVENATRLINDRQRIRVNGTEGYVEIL; encoded by the coding sequence ATGAGTTCCTATGTGCTTGGTTTTCAGGACATTGACAAAACGAAACTTACGGCTGTTGGAGGAAAAGGTGCGAACCTAAGTGAACTTTCCAGGATTGAAGGAATACACGTACCAGATGGCTTCTGCATTTCTACTGAAGCATTTAAAAGAATCATGGGGGAAATGCTATCCATTGATGAATTACTTGATCAGTTATCACTTCTGAAGGTGGAAGACCGGGATAAAATCAGTGAACTTAGCGGTGAGATCCGTAGGGCCATCGAAAGTATAGCCATTCCTGAGGATATTGATGAAGAGATAACGCGATTTATCTTCATGCTTGGAGAAGAAAATGCCTATGCAGTACGATCCAGCGCAACTGCAGAGGATTTACCCACGGCCTCCTTTGCAGGACAGCAGGATACGTATCTGAACATTGTCGGAAAGGAGGCTGTTTTAAAGCATATCAGCAGGTGCTGGGCATCGCTGTTTACTGAAAGGACAGTAGCTTACCGCCTTCAAAAGGGCTTTGACCACCGTAAAGTCCATCTGTCCGTGGTTGTTCAGAAGATGGTCTTTCCCCGGGCGGCAGGGATTTTGTTTACTGCCGATCCCGTCACTTCCAATAGAAAGATATTGTCTATTGATGCCGGCTTCGGACTTGGTGAGGCCCTGGTTTCAGGGCTGGTAAATGCAGATAGCTATAAAGTGCGTGACGGTAGAATCATTGGGAAGAAAATATCCATCAAGAAACTGGCTATTTATGCTTTAAAAGGTGGAGGTACGAAAGAACAGGAGATTGAGCCTGAGAGACAGAAGGAGCAAGTGCTGGCGGAGGAGCAGATTTTACAGCTTGAGCACCTGGGCAGGAAGATTGAAGAACATTTCGGCTGCCCCCAGGATATCGAATGGTGTCTGGCTGATGATACATTTTACATTGTCCAGAGTCGGCCAATCACTACTTTGTACCCCATACCTGAAGCAGATGATAGGAAAAATCATGTTTATGTATCCGTGGGTCACCAGCAGATGATGACAGACCCCATGAAACCATTGGGATTGTCTTTTTTCCTGCTGACCACCAGAGCACCCATGCATAAAGCTGGTGGAAGGCTGTTTGTTGATGTTACACAGATGCTTGTTTCCTCTGACAGCAGGAAAACCTTGTTGGATACCATGGGACAGCACGATCCGCTCATGAAAGATGAACTCATGACCATAGTAGAGCGGGGAGATTTTATAAAATCCATACCGGATGATAAAAAAGAACAGAGTTTGGATAAAGGCAATAAAATTGCGCCATCTGCAGGTTTCCGGACACAGATCAAAAGTGATCCGGAAGTTGTTTCTGATTTGATTGAAACTAGTCAAAAATCTATAGAAAAGCTGAAACAAAACATCCGGAGTTTATCAGGACCGGATTTATTTGATTTTATTCTGGAGGATGTTCAGGAGTTAAGAAAGATTTTATTTGACCCGCAAAGTTCTCATGTGTTTATGGCTGCTATGGATGCTTCATCATGGATCAATGAAAAAATGGAGGAATGGTTAGGTGAAAAAAATGCAGCAGACACGCTTTCTCAGTCTGTGCCAAACAATATTACCTCGGAAATGGGGCTGGCGCTGCTGGATGCAGCAGATGTGATTCGTCCCTATCCTGAGGTGATTGACTATTTAAAACATGTAAAAGATGATAACTTTTTGGATGACCTGGTTAAGTTTGATGGCGGACAGGAAACCCGGGAGGCTGTATGTGCTTATCTCAATAAATACGGAATGCGGTGTGCCGGAGAAATCGATATTACCAAACCTCGCTGGAGTGAAAAACCCACTGCACTTGTTCCCATGATTCTCAATAACATCAAAAACTTTGAACCTGATGCCGGCAGGCGGAAATTTGAGCAGGGGCGGCAGGAAGCTTTGAAAAAAGAACAGGAGTTATTAGATGGATTGAAACAGTTACCAGATGGCGAACAAAAAGCCAGAGAAACAAAACAAATGATCGATCTGATCCGGAATTTCATCGGGTTTAGGGAATATCCAAAATACGGCATGGTTAATCGCTACTTCGTTTATAAGCAGGCTTTGCTGAAAGAATCCGTTAAGCTCGTCCAAGCAGGCGCTATTAATGAAAAAGAAGATATATACTATCTCACCTTCGAAGAACTTCGGGAAGTGGTGTACACAGATAAACTGGATTACAAGGTCATAGAAAGGAGAAAAGAGGAGTACAAATTATATAAAAAACTAACTCCGCCCCGTGTTATCACCTCTGATGGCGAAATAATTACAGGTGAGTACAAACGAGAGAATCTCCCGGCAGGAGCTATTGCAGGTCTGCCTGTTTCTTCCGGAGTTGTAGAGGGACGGGCACGTGTCATTTTAAACATGGAGGATGCTGATCTGGAAGAGGGGGATATATTGGTCACCTCCTTTACTGACCCCAGTTGGACGCCATTGTTTGTATCCATAAAAGGCCTGGTTACCGAAGTTGGCGGACTTATGACCCATGGAGCGGTTATCGCACGTGAATATGGTTTGCCGGCAGTTGTGGGAGTAGAAAATGCCACCAGACTGATAAATGACAGACAGAGAATCCGGGTTAATGGAACAGAAGGATATGTAGAAATCCTATAA
- a CDS encoding SWIM zinc finger family protein, which yields MNVNDFEEHVDKTILDRGYDYYNDGNIVEFYKKGNSEYVFFIEGSEKYRVDIKIDEGGDMLYSNAFIIYCHCDSA from the coding sequence ATGAATGTAAATGATTTCGAAGAGCACGTAGATAAGACTATCTTAGATAGGGGATATGATTATTATAACGATGGAAATATAGTCGAGTTCTATAAAAAAGGGAATAGTGAATATGTTTTTTTCATAGAAGGAAGCGAAAAATACCGGGTAGATATAAAAATAGATGAAGGTGGAGATATGCTGTATTCAAATGCTTTTATTATATATTGCCATTGTGATTCTGCATGA
- a CDS encoding (deoxy)nucleoside triphosphate pyrophosphohydrolase, with the protein MKKLLKVVGAIIENKDKEILCALRSPKMSLPNRWEFPGGKIEQGETFKQAIEREIREELSCTVEFIDVFNNSIYEYEKFTVNLITVKCKLISGTPTKNEHSKLIWMPKENLPSLNWAPVDIPTMKKLLQEKV; encoded by the coding sequence ATGAAAAAATTATTAAAAGTTGTTGGAGCAATTATAGAAAATAAAGATAAAGAAATCTTGTGTGCTCTCCGTTCTCCTAAAATGTCACTTCCAAATAGATGGGAGTTTCCAGGTGGCAAAATAGAACAGGGAGAAACTTTTAAACAAGCTATTGAAAGGGAAATCAGGGAAGAGTTGTCATGTACGGTTGAATTTATAGATGTTTTTAATAACAGTATTTATGAATATGAAAAATTTACGGTAAATCTAATTACAGTTAAATGTAAATTGATATCCGGAACTCCCACAAAAAATGAACACTCAAAATTAATATGGATGCCTAAAGAAAATTTACCTTCTTTAAACTGGGCACCTGTTGATATCCCAACTATGAAAAAACTTTTACAGGAAAAAGTATAG
- a CDS encoding CPCC family cysteine-rich protein, with product MNRNKIKIFGGIVVEKKRWYPCCGALSLDEENSWDICGLCDWEDDPLQK from the coding sequence ATGAATCGAAATAAAATTAAAATATTTGGAGGGATTGTAGTGGAAAAGAAAAGGTGGTACCCTTGTTGTGGAGCATTGTCGCTAGATGAAGAAAATAGTTGGGATATTTGTGGTCTGTGTGACTGGGAGGATGATCCTCTGCAAAAATAA
- a CDS encoding SIMPL domain-containing protein, with product MDHLIRVKGTSNINVKPDLIVIAMNLESQHYDYGKTMKLAADSIEILQNAIESASFDKEDLKTTSFNIKMHYESCRDNNDNYRSKFDGYICKQSLKIEFDFDTEVMSKVFAAIAKTQINPQLDIQFSVKDKSAISEKLLVSAAENAKHKAEVLAKASGVTLGDLIGIDYDWGELHLYSQTKYEVEENCMTVQSSYAPDIEPDNIEVSDTVLFSWKIK from the coding sequence ATGGATCATTTAATTAGAGTGAAAGGTACAAGTAATATTAATGTTAAGCCGGATTTAATTGTTATTGCTATGAACCTTGAATCACAACATTATGATTATGGCAAGACAATGAAACTTGCGGCTGATTCAATAGAAATTTTACAAAATGCAATTGAATCAGCAAGTTTTGACAAAGAAGATCTAAAAACAACAAGTTTTAATATAAAAATGCACTATGAGAGTTGTCGTGATAATAACGACAATTATAGAAGCAAATTTGATGGATACATTTGCAAGCAAAGTTTAAAAATTGAGTTTGATTTTGACACGGAAGTAATGTCAAAGGTATTTGCTGCTATTGCAAAAACACAAATAAATCCACAGTTGGATATACAGTTTTCTGTTAAGGATAAATCTGCTATCAGTGAAAAACTTTTGGTAAGTGCCGCTGAAAATGCAAAACATAAGGCAGAAGTCTTAGCAAAAGCATCAGGAGTTACTCTTGGCGATCTGATTGGTATTGATTACGATTGGGGTGAACTGCACCTTTATTCTCAAACAAAATATGAGGTGGAGGAAAATTGCATGACTGTTCAGTCATCTTATGCCCCGGATATCGAACCGGATAATATAGAAGTCAGTGATACAGTTTTATTTTCATGGAAGATAAAGTAA